In one window of Hevea brasiliensis isolate MT/VB/25A 57/8 chromosome 10, ASM3005281v1, whole genome shotgun sequence DNA:
- the LOC110631679 gene encoding polygalacturonase At1g48100-like: protein MKRNKSIFHLFFIFVIMAAFTMFAIIVEARKQHSKKSKPSKHLKGSANIPGPAPAPLPHRGSYPTQSSMFNILSFGAKGDGVSDDSKALLSAWKAACEVPGATVEIPAEFKFLVKPITLQGPCVPHLVLQIDGTLLAPPEAGSWPKSSLFQWLNFKWVHDFTIQGTGTVNGQGFDWWTPFSVYFIQKKSKHIPDMKPTALRFYASYNVTVRDIEIVNSPQCHLKFDNSKRIKVNNITISSPPNSPNTDGIHLQNTQDVEIQHSSVGSGDDCISIQTGCSNIHVHHINCGPGHGISVGGLGKDKSVACVSNIIVEKVSLQNTLAGARIKTWQGGIGSVKNISFSNIQVSNVKYPIIIDQFYCDKHTCKNQTEAVAISGVRYDQIIGSYTVQPIYLACSSNVPCIDVDLINIQLKPSQGYTSFKQAFCWNSYGKSQAPLVPSSIDYCLRGDGGSVERTSRSSHEHVC from the exons ATGAAGAGAAACAAGAGTATATTTCATCTATTTTTCATATTTGTCATAATGGCTGCCTTCACTATGTTTGCCATCATTGTGGAGGCAAGAAAGCAACACAGCAAGAAGAGCAAACCCAGTAAGCATCTCAAAGGTTCAGCTAATATTCCAGGCCCAGCACCAGCCCCTCTTCCTCACCGTGGTTCTTATCCTACCCAATCGAGCATGTTCAATATTTTGTCATTTGGAGCCAAGGGtgatggagtttctgatgattcTAAG GCCCTTCTATCTGCATGGAAAGCTGCCTGTGAGGTCCCTGGAGCTACAGTAGAAATCCCAGCAGAATTCAAGTTCCTTGTCAAGCCCATAACTCTTCAAGGTCCATGTGTGCCTCACCTTGTTCTTCAG ATTGATGGAACTCTCTTAGCTCCTCCAGAAGCGGGTTCATGGCCTAAATCCAGCCTGTTTCAATGGCTTAACTTCAAGTGGGTGCATGACTTCACTATTCAAGGTACTGGCACTGTCAATGGTCAAGGCTTCGATTGGTGGACTCCCTTTAGTGTCTATTTTATTCAG AAGAAATCCAAGCACATTCCTGATATGAAACCAACA GCTTTGAGATTTTATGCTAGCTATAATGTCACAGTTCGAgacattgaaattgtaaatagTCCACAATGCCATCTGAAATTTGACAATTCAAAGAGGATCAAGGTTAACAATATAACCATTTCATCACCTCCGAATAGCCCAAATACTGATGGAATTCACCTGCAGAACACACAAGATGTAGAAATTCAGCATTCTAGTGTTGGATCTG GAGATGACTGTATATCCATACAAACTGGTTGCTCCAACATCCATGTTCATCATATCAACTGTGGTCCAGGACATGGTATAAG TGTAGGAGGACTTGGGAAGGATAAAAGTGTTGCATGTGTCTCCAATATCATTGTGGAGAAAGTCTCACTGCAAAATACTCTAGCTGGAGCTAGAATAAAGACATGgcag GGAGGGATTGGATCGGTGAAGAACATATCATTTTCCAACATCCAAGTATCAAACGTCAAGTATCCTATAATAATAGATCAATTCTATTGTGACAAGCATACCTGCAAGAACCAAACAGAAGCTGTGGCAATTTCTGGTGTTAGATATGATCAAATAATTGGGAGTTACACGGTGCAACCCATTTATTTAGCTTGCAGCAGTAATGTGCCATGCATAGATGTTGATCTGATTAATATTCAGTTGAAACCCTCTCAAGGATACACAAGTTTCAAGCAGGCTTTTTGTTGGAACTCTTATGGGAAATCGCAAGCACCCCTTGTTCCTTCAAGTATAGATTATTGCTTGAGAGGGGATGGTGGCTCTGTTGAGAGAACATCAAGGTCTTCACATGAGCATGTGTGCTAG